One genomic segment of Gossypium arboreum isolate Shixiya-1 chromosome 3, ASM2569848v2, whole genome shotgun sequence includes these proteins:
- the LOC128290587 gene encoding zinc finger BED domain-containing protein RICESLEEPER 2-like: protein MIVIDELPFKFVESEGFKKFMFVASPRFHIPSRTTMTRDVYQLYLDERVKIKQLLRSSCSRVCLTAHTWTSLQRVNYLCITAHFIDNDWKLNKKFLNFCLISSHKDESIGMVIEKCLLNWGIDKLFTVTVDNASSNDVAIGYLRKKLNPQGGLVQNGKYLHMRCMAHILNLIVVEGLKEMNKSVECVRGAVRYVRQSPARLQKFKESVVVEKIECMKMLCLDVCTRWNSTYLMLDTTQNFERAFERFEEQDTNFRAELERGEGWPSVDDWTNVRDLRDFLEHFYEVTLRISGTSYVTFNNFFDELSEIDILLRDVQLNSNVDFNVMAIKMKDKYDKY from the coding sequence ATGATTGTGATTGATGAATTACCTTTCAAGTTTGTTGAAAGTGAAGGGTTTAAGAAATTTATGTTTGTGGCATCTCCTAGGTTTCATATTCCTTCACGAACTACTATGACTAGGGATGTTTATCAATTGTATTTAGATGAAAGGGTCAAGATAAAACAACTTTTGAGAAGTTCTTGTTCTAGAGTTTGCTTAACTGCTCACACATGGACGTCTTTGCAAAGAGTTAATTATTTGTGTATCACTGCTCACTTTATTGATAACgattggaaattgaataaaaagtttttaaacttTTGTCTAATTTCTAGTCATAAGGATGAGTCCATTGGGATGGTGATTGAGAAATGCTTGTTGAATTGGGGGATTGATAAGTTGTTTACTGTTACTGTTGATAATGCAAGTTCAAATGATGTTGCTATTGGTTATTTGAGAAAGAAACTTAACCCTCAAGGGGGTTTAGTTCAAAATGGTAAATATCTTCATATGAgatgcatggcacacattttgAATTTGATTGTTGTTGAAGGCTTAAAGGAAATGAATAAATCTGTTGAATGTGTTAGAGGGGCTGTTAGATATGTGAGACAATCTCCAGCTAGATTACAAAAGTTTAAGGAGAGTGTTGTGGTAGAAAAGATAGAGTGCATGAAGATGTTGTGTCTTGATGTTTGTACTAGGTGGAACTCGACCTACTTAATGTTAGACACTACTCAGAACTTTGAGAGAGCTTTTGAGAGATTTGAGGAGCAAGATACAAACTTTAGGGCTGAACTTGAAAGGGGAGAGGGTTGGCCTAGTGTGGATGATTGGACTAATGTTAGAGACTTGAGGGATTTCTTGGAACACTTTTATGAAGTCACTTTGCGTATATCTGGCACTTCATATGTCACATTCAATAATTTTTTTGATGAGCTTTCTGAAATTGATATTCTTTTACGAGATGTTCAGTTAAATAGTAATGTTGATTTCAATGTTATGGCCATCAAGATGAAAGATAAGTATGATAAGTATTAG